The following are encoded in a window of Congzhengia minquanensis genomic DNA:
- a CDS encoding glycosyltransferase: MKKYKIGYTQGVYDLFHVGHLNLLNLAKKDCDKLVVGVNSDDLVMKYKNHAPHISDSMRLEIIKNIKAVDHAFLTDSLDKEQIWQQTHFDAIFIGDDWKGNERWIATEKALKPYGVDVVYLPYTKGISSTKIRKSLQEKETGIKYSVITPVFNSYKFMNFFFKTVEENKKRRDIEFILIDDCSTDRTYEQLEQYINDSEANLKLFKTNENGGPGGARNLGIKKSVGKWIVFLDSDDGLCVDFFEKLDRVSADDRIDCIIYDSLVYDKNNKVVQRASSMYGKGAGKITAEEAIAFSIPGIRKCVKRTAICDNAIYFPHFMRAEDFAFYTMLFSHTPGIVIEYVKEPLYFIHQRAGSLSHNGIKENVFPEVYAYLYKNTDKSLHFAIQISSIRLLLYGGVLLLTENRAANGELRKYIDEYERNYPDWYQSNGRKILSRSKKVFLFCVKYRLFIMIRLYVMLHKKMTTR; encoded by the coding sequence ATGAAGAAGTATAAAATTGGATATACACAAGGTGTTTACGATTTATTTCACGTGGGGCATTTAAATTTGTTAAACTTGGCTAAAAAAGATTGTGATAAATTAGTGGTTGGCGTTAATAGCGACGATCTGGTCATGAAATATAAAAATCACGCGCCTCATATCAGTGATAGTATGAGATTGGAAATAATAAAAAACATTAAGGCAGTAGATCATGCCTTTTTGACTGATTCATTAGATAAAGAGCAAATTTGGCAACAAACGCATTTTGATGCGATTTTTATTGGGGATGACTGGAAAGGAAACGAAAGGTGGATCGCAACTGAAAAAGCACTGAAGCCGTATGGGGTGGATGTTGTATATTTGCCTTATACCAAAGGGATTTCTTCGACAAAAATAAGAAAATCTTTGCAAGAGAAAGAAACAGGAATCAAATATTCCGTTATTACCCCGGTTTTTAATTCGTATAAATTTATGAACTTCTTTTTTAAAACGGTCGAGGAAAATAAAAAACGTAGGGATATAGAGTTTATTTTAATTGATGATTGTTCGACGGATCGTACATATGAACAACTGGAACAATATATAAACGATAGTGAAGCTAATTTAAAATTATTTAAAACAAATGAAAATGGAGGGCCAGGTGGGGCAAGAAACCTGGGGATAAAAAAGTCTGTTGGTAAATGGATTGTGTTCTTGGATAGCGATGATGGCCTTTGTGTTGACTTTTTCGAAAAGCTGGATCGTGTTTCGGCAGATGATAGGATAGATTGTATTATCTATGACAGCTTGGTATATGACAAAAATAATAAGGTTGTACAGCGGGCATCTTCAATGTATGGAAAAGGTGCTGGAAAGATTACAGCAGAAGAGGCTATCGCATTTAGCATACCGGGTATCAGAAAATGTGTTAAGCGAACAGCAATCTGTGATAATGCTATTTACTTTCCGCATTTTATGAGAGCCGAAGATTTTGCTTTTTATACGATGCTTTTTTCGCATACACCTGGTATCGTGATTGAGTATGTCAAGGAACCCTTATATTTTATTCATCAAAGGGCAGGGTCATTATCGCATAACGGAATCAAAGAAAATGTTTTTCCAGAGGTGTATGCATATCTCTATAAGAATACAGATAAATCTCTTCATTTTGCAATACAGATTTCTTCTATCAGATTATTGCTTTATGGAGGGGTGCTGCTGCTCACAGAAAATAGGGCTGCTAATGGAGAATTAAGAAAATATATTGATGAGTATGAAAGGAATTATCCGGATTGGTATCAGTCAAATGGAAGAAAAATTTTAAGCAGATCAAAAAAAGTTTTTCTTTTCTGTGTAAAGTATCGCCTGTTCATTATGATACGATTATATGTGATGTTGCATAAGAAAATGACGACAAGATAG
- a CDS encoding CDP-alcohol phosphatidyltransferase family protein, whose amino-acid sequence MKYTMKQILQSYTPEKRKKSCFWARFFSRPLSFPLTYIFINCGLTANTVSVISMIESLLASLFIMLGGRFTPIGVGMFVLWHILDCCDGNIARVKKTSSYGGEYFDAVSGYTAPAFVYLAVGVAAYHTTTITTDYSYWFIVLGGVASVSDILGRLIYQKYIVTEYRLNLIEEEKNIDEVRNSGIHHIADLIIKNMGFSSSFMPLFICACIFHKFDFLISIYSIYCFLVMLGSGIFFVKKGFALDKRV is encoded by the coding sequence ATGAAGTACACCATGAAGCAGATATTACAATCATATACGCCCGAAAAAAGGAAAAAGTCATGCTTTTGGGCACGCTTTTTTAGTAGACCTTTGTCATTTCCGCTAACATATATTTTTATAAATTGCGGACTCACAGCCAATACGGTATCTGTAATATCTATGATTGAATCACTTTTGGCGAGTTTATTTATTATGTTAGGTGGAAGATTTACACCAATAGGAGTGGGAATGTTTGTGTTATGGCATATATTGGATTGTTGCGATGGAAATATTGCCAGAGTAAAAAAAACAAGCTCATACGGAGGAGAGTATTTTGATGCAGTAAGCGGATATACAGCTCCGGCCTTTGTTTACCTTGCTGTTGGAGTTGCAGCATACCATACAACAACCATAACAACTGATTATAGCTATTGGTTTATAGTATTGGGAGGAGTAGCTTCCGTATCGGACATTTTAGGGAGGCTAATTTATCAGAAATACATAGTGACAGAATATCGTTTAAATTTAATAGAAGAAGAGAAAAATATAGATGAGGTGCGAAATAGTGGGATTCATCACATTGCAGATCTAATTATCAAGAATATGGGTTTCTCTTCGTCATTTATGCCCTTGTTTATTTGTGCTTGTATTTTTCATAAATTTGATTTTTTGATATCGATTTATAGTATATATTGCTTTTTGGTTATGCTTGGAAGTGGAATCTTTTTCGTAAAAAAAGGCTTTGCATTAGACAAGCGAGTTTAA
- a CDS encoding glycosyltransferase — protein sequence MKNILITSTDLMMIQFLIPHVIYLSKNGYEVTIACSNVGNRMEEIKQKIGNKIGFREVRLCRKPLKLGNLKGYKDLKDLIENGNFDLIWTNEPVMGVMTRLAAIGERKKGCSVLYVAHGFHFYKGASWLKWALFCPIEKWMSRYTDQIITINEEDYRFAEKHFREANVVKYPGIGVDTTKFKSTSVYKKNKCDALGIPYDKTIFISVGELEKRKNHETTIQAFAKADMQDAILIICGVGSHEEKLRQMILNMNLLNKVYLLGYRHDIAELLSISDVFVFSTFQEGLSVALMEAMSNEILCAVSKIRGNVDLIEKGKGIYFNPNSVESCKEALLLAKEKIGKVSSILAYNKEKVQQFDLRYVRMRLLKTINILMD from the coding sequence ATGAAAAATATACTAATTACATCGACAGATCTTATGATGATTCAATTTTTGATCCCTCACGTTATTTACTTAAGCAAAAATGGATACGAAGTAACAATTGCCTGTTCAAATGTGGGCAATAGAATGGAAGAGATAAAGCAGAAAATCGGTAATAAGATAGGGTTCCGCGAGGTACGACTTTGCAGGAAACCTTTAAAACTAGGAAATCTGAAAGGGTATAAAGATTTAAAAGACCTTATTGAAAATGGAAATTTTGACTTAATTTGGACAAACGAACCGGTAATGGGCGTTATGACTAGGCTTGCAGCAATAGGGGAACGAAAAAAAGGATGTAGTGTATTGTATGTTGCACACGGCTTTCATTTTTATAAGGGAGCATCATGGTTAAAATGGGCTTTATTTTGCCCAATAGAAAAATGGATGTCCAGATACACAGATCAGATTATAACAATTAATGAAGAGGACTACAGATTTGCGGAAAAACATTTTCGAGAAGCTAATGTTGTGAAGTATCCGGGCATTGGTGTAGATACAACTAAATTTAAATCAACTAGTGTATATAAAAAGAATAAATGCGATGCGTTGGGTATTCCTTATGATAAGACTATATTTATATCTGTAGGTGAATTAGAAAAAAGAAAGAATCATGAAACTACCATTCAAGCTTTTGCTAAAGCAGATATGCAGGATGCTATCTTGATTATTTGCGGCGTGGGCTCCCATGAAGAAAAGTTAAGACAAATGATACTGAATATGAATCTGTTAAATAAGGTTTATCTACTGGGATATCGTCACGACATAGCAGAGTTGCTGAGCATTTCTGATGTATTTGTTTTCTCCACATTTCAAGAAGGATTATCAGTGGCTCTAATGGAAGCAATGTCCAATGAGATATTGTGCGCTGTGTCAAAAATAAGAGGAAATGTTGATCTCATAGAAAAGGGCAAAGGAATTTATTTCAATCCAAACTCAGTTGAGTCCTGCAAGGAGGCATTGCTTTTAGCAAAAGAAAAAATAGGGAAGGTAAGTTCAATATTAGCATACAACAAAGAAAAAGTACAGCAATTTGATTTGCGATACGTTAGAATGAGGCTTTTAAAAACAATAAATATATTGATGGATTAA
- a CDS encoding transketolase family protein — translation MRDTFVRTLIEEAKKNKNIELITGDLGFGVLKPFYEALPDQFTNVGIAEQNMTTMAAGMALEGKTVFTYSIGNFPTLRCLEQIRNDCAYHNASVKIVCIGGGFVYGSLGMSHQATEDIAVLRTLPDVTVVCPGDLVEAEEATKAIANMLGTCYLRLGRGGEKRVHKKIDAFRIGKAIKIRESEGRGRTAVFSTGAILDDTTDACNELIKEGYGISQYSFPTVKPIDTDVIKNCAKNCDYIVTVEEHNVIGGLGGAVAEVMAEYGGKARLVRLGLNDQYCVSVGNQNYLREQYGMDKGTIINRIKEMMV, via the coding sequence ATGCGTGATACATTTGTACGCACTTTAATTGAAGAGGCGAAAAAGAACAAGAATATTGAACTAATTACCGGTGACTTGGGATTTGGTGTTTTAAAGCCGTTTTATGAGGCACTACCTGACCAGTTTACAAATGTCGGCATTGCGGAGCAGAACATGACAACGATGGCCGCGGGCATGGCGCTGGAAGGGAAGACAGTTTTTACATACTCGATAGGAAATTTCCCGACGCTTCGTTGTCTCGAGCAGATAAGGAACGACTGTGCTTATCACAATGCCAGCGTAAAGATAGTCTGCATTGGCGGTGGTTTTGTTTATGGAAGCCTGGGAATGAGCCATCAGGCAACAGAGGATATTGCAGTATTACGTACATTACCGGATGTGACTGTTGTCTGCCCTGGTGATTTGGTTGAGGCAGAAGAAGCGACTAAGGCTATCGCAAATATGCTGGGGACATGTTATTTAAGGCTTGGACGCGGAGGAGAGAAACGTGTCCATAAGAAGATAGATGCTTTTAGAATCGGAAAAGCGATAAAAATTAGAGAGTCTGAGGGAAGAGGAAGGACAGCAGTGTTCTCCACAGGAGCTATTTTGGATGACACAACTGATGCTTGCAATGAGCTTATAAAAGAAGGGTATGGAATATCGCAGTATAGCTTCCCGACGGTTAAGCCTATTGATACCGATGTCATTAAAAACTGCGCCAAGAACTGTGACTATATCGTAACAGTAGAGGAACACAATGTAATTGGTGGTCTTGGCGGAGCCGTTGCGGAAGTAATGGCAGAGTACGGCGGAAAAGCCAGATTAGTGAGGTTAGGACTTAATGACCAGTACTGCGTGAGCGTTGGAAACCAGAACTACTTAAGGGAACAGTACGGAATGGATAAGGGAACAATAATTAATCGAATTAAAGAGATGATGGTATGA
- a CDS encoding transketolase, producing MTSEQLAWLIRRHGVEMTHLSGGSHIGAIMSVADIIAVLYADVLNYKPDEPKWGGRDRMILSKGHAGASIYAALAESGFFPVEELKTHYANGSRLSGHVSHHLPGVDFSTGSLGHGLSAGVGMAYALKKDRKENRVYVVLGDGECNEGSVWEAAEVANHNRLNNLIAVVDYNHMQSMDFCDNTIEVVDMGGKWRAFGWNVIEIDGNNHVELKKAFGEANGSAEKPTVIVANTTKGKGVSFMENDILWHYRFPHDGWEYDCAVNELYTVKPNGIEDPYTPGGIKNPALPGKNADIYHDHTTTYTWHPSYPVRERISVELGKNCSGRYK from the coding sequence ATGACAAGTGAGCAGTTAGCCTGGTTAATCAGAAGACATGGGGTTGAAATGACGCATCTATCCGGGGGCAGTCATATCGGGGCGATTATGTCTGTGGCAGATATTATTGCAGTTTTATATGCAGACGTTCTGAATTATAAACCGGATGAGCCTAAATGGGGTGGGAGGGACCGAATGATTCTTAGTAAAGGTCATGCGGGTGCGTCCATTTATGCCGCACTGGCCGAGTCCGGATTTTTCCCGGTTGAGGAATTAAAAACACATTACGCAAACGGTAGCAGACTTTCCGGGCATGTATCGCACCATCTTCCGGGAGTAGATTTTTCCACCGGTTCGCTGGGACACGGACTTTCAGCCGGTGTCGGTATGGCATATGCTTTAAAAAAAGACAGAAAAGAAAACAGAGTATATGTTGTTTTGGGCGACGGTGAGTGTAATGAAGGTTCTGTATGGGAAGCGGCTGAAGTTGCAAACCATAATAGGCTGAACAATTTGATAGCGGTTGTGGATTATAACCATATGCAGTCTATGGATTTCTGTGATAACACAATTGAAGTTGTTGATATGGGCGGCAAATGGCGTGCTTTTGGATGGAATGTGATTGAAATAGACGGAAATAATCATGTTGAACTGAAAAAAGCATTTGGAGAGGCAAATGGATCCGCTGAAAAACCAACCGTTATTGTTGCGAATACAACAAAAGGAAAAGGCGTCAGCTTTATGGAAAACGATATTTTGTGGCATTACAGGTTCCCGCATGACGGTTGGGAATATGATTGCGCAGTAAATGAACTCTATACCGTAAAGCCCAATGGAATAGAGGATCCCTACACGCCGGGAGGAATCAAAAATCCGGCTTTACCGGGGAAGAATGCCGATATTTACCATGACCATACAACCACGTATACGTGGCATCCGAGCTACCCCGTAAGAGAACGGATTTCAGTGGAGTTGGGAAAGAATTGTTCCGGGAGGTACAAGTAA
- a CDS encoding aldo/keto reductase has product MDYITLKNSDLTVSRLCMGGCPMGGYGWGNVEEQNLIDAICAAFDSGITMFDTADTYGLGQSEITLGKGLANKRKDVVIATKFGVRVENGSTFYDNSPAWIRTAIENSLKRLGTDYIDLYQIHYRDGITPIAEVLGELENLKQEGKIRYYGLSNIHKEDISELQDYKGKFVTFQDEYSLACRKHEKDMFELSEALQLTPLTWGSLGQGILTGKYDRSSTFGRDDRRSRDTYVNFHGEKLLKNLEIVDAMKEIAGEVDKPLSAIAIRFILDYVPNSIVLAGVKNPKQLYGNCEAFDWELSADQIEKLEEISR; this is encoded by the coding sequence ATGGATTACATAACTCTTAAAAATTCAGATTTAACGGTATCTCGCCTGTGTATGGGCGGATGCCCGATGGGCGGATATGGCTGGGGCAATGTTGAGGAACAGAATTTGATAGATGCTATTTGTGCAGCATTTGATTCAGGAATTACGATGTTTGATACAGCAGATACCTATGGACTCGGTCAGTCAGAGATTACCTTGGGGAAGGGGTTAGCCAATAAACGCAAAGATGTTGTGATTGCAACTAAATTTGGGGTTCGTGTTGAAAACGGCAGTACTTTTTATGATAACAGCCCTGCTTGGATTCGAACAGCAATAGAAAACAGCCTGAAAAGACTTGGAACAGATTATATCGATTTATATCAAATACATTATCGAGATGGAATTACGCCAATTGCCGAAGTTTTAGGGGAGCTGGAAAATCTAAAACAAGAAGGAAAAATACGTTACTATGGATTAAGCAATATCCACAAAGAGGATATATCTGAACTACAAGATTATAAGGGCAAGTTTGTCACTTTCCAGGACGAATATAGTTTGGCTTGTCGTAAACATGAGAAGGATATGTTTGAACTTTCCGAAGCACTTCAGCTGACACCGCTCACGTGGGGAAGCCTTGGGCAGGGTATCCTGACAGGTAAATATGATCGCAGCAGTACTTTCGGGAGGGATGATCGAAGAAGCCGAGACACCTATGTGAACTTTCACGGAGAGAAATTACTTAAAAATTTGGAAATAGTGGATGCGATGAAAGAAATTGCAGGCGAAGTCGACAAGCCTTTATCTGCAATCGCAATACGTTTTATTTTGGATTATGTACCGAATTCCATTGTATTGGCAGGGGTGAAAAATCCCAAACAATTATATGGAAACTGTGAAGCATTTGACTGGGAGTTAAGCGCAGACCAGATAGAAAAACTGGAGGAAATAAGTAGATGA
- a CDS encoding sugar transferase produces MSVNEMVDAQASIEISKAPDIDASTVIGYKSLYNRLVKRVIDFVLASVITVCVSPILAIASIAIFIEDGMPILYRAERGGLHAKPFKICKFRSMVKNADKNGGGTTALRDKRITRTGNILRKTKIDEFPNLYNILVGQMSFVGPRPELLRYTNQYKGVEKLILEVRPGITDYSSIEFINLDEIVGSGNADEIYEQKVLPKKNRLRIKYAADVSLRTDIKIFFMTVYKVIEKAFGFLFKGKHR; encoded by the coding sequence ATGAGCGTGAATGAGATGGTTGATGCGCAGGCTTCGATTGAAATATCGAAAGCGCCGGATATAGATGCGTCAACAGTTATAGGATATAAGAGTTTATATAACCGTTTGGTGAAACGTGTAATAGATTTTGTATTAGCTTCTGTTATTACAGTCTGTGTTTCTCCAATCCTTGCGATTGCTTCCATTGCAATCTTTATCGAGGATGGAATGCCGATTCTGTATCGGGCCGAACGCGGTGGATTACACGCCAAGCCTTTTAAAATATGTAAATTCCGGTCAATGGTAAAAAATGCTGATAAGAACGGCGGAGGTACAACGGCGCTTCGTGATAAACGGATTACTAGGACAGGAAATATTCTGCGTAAAACTAAGATCGATGAATTCCCTAATCTATATAATATTCTGGTTGGACAGATGAGCTTTGTCGGACCAAGACCGGAGCTTCTGCGATATACAAATCAATACAAAGGTGTTGAAAAACTGATCTTAGAGGTTCGTCCGGGAATAACTGATTACAGTTCGATTGAATTTATTAATCTTGATGAAATTGTTGGCAGTGGAAATGCCGATGAAATATACGAGCAGAAAGTATTACCGAAGAAAAATAGGCTTAGAATCAAATATGCTGCTGATGTATCCTTGAGAACTGATATAAAAATATTCTTTATGACTGTTTATAAAGTGATTGAGAAAGCATTTGGATTTCTTTTCAAAGGAAAACATCGGTAG